The Mytilus trossulus isolate FHL-02 chromosome 3, PNRI_Mtr1.1.1.hap1, whole genome shotgun sequence genome contains a region encoding:
- the LOC134711741 gene encoding uncharacterized protein LOC134711741 — MVVKSMFTCCLDNVVITCKHIADWCGLSFQINSGEKTCVLFSVLWFFMSDSISSSQEEELLGSPTALELEQEISESQAVHQNLLDYSEQAVSLILSEDMDRQSEWSRDQLSILDENLSYYTTCADIVNRIHTGGPAESKKLPKFPPLPKRKLLSLYGEQAKKRKMMTPEDLHQYLKTKEIDVTKTVRKEVFFFSASDITTPNIAVVKLLEGYRQIQRQEATSMCFNLQYGHLLDVTFELYAKEKESGLQQQKWDDWLKQNIGVSSSYSRKLREISRLLRPYMPRFSTVGLPFIEVYSMRKELKAMFSYSEEIRQYWSTQNQPIIHVETQSSQ, encoded by the coding sequence GGTTGTCAAGAGTATGTTTACATGTTGCCTAGACAATGTTGTCATCACATGTAAACATATAGCAGACTGGTGCGGTCTTTCGTTTCAAATTAACAGTGGTGAGAAGACGTGTGTGCTTTTTAGTGTGTTGTGGTTTTTCATGTCGGACAGTATATCTTCCTCTCAAGAAGAAGAATTGTTAGGTAGTCCTACTGCACTAGAATTAGAACAGGAAATTAGTGAATCACAAGCAGTACATCAAAACCTGTTGGATTATTCAGAGCAGGCTGTTAGTTTAATTCTTTCTGAAGATATGGATCGGCAAAGTGAATGGAGTAGAGATCAACTTTCCATTCTTGATGAAAATTTGTCTTACTATACAACCTGTGCTGATATTGTAAATAGAATACACACAGGAGGACCCGCGGAAAGTAAAAAACTACCTAAGTTTCCTCCTCTTCCAAAAAGAAAGCTGTTATCTTTGTATGGAGAGCAAGCAAAAAAACGAAAGATGATGACACCGGAAGACCTTCACCAGTACTTGAAAACAAAAGAGATAGATGTAACCAAAACTGTAAGAAAAGAAGTCTTTTTCTTTTCTGCAAGTGACATAACGACCCCAAACATCGCCGTTGTAAAGCTGCTAGAAGGATATAGACAAATTCAAAGACAAGAGGCTACTAGCATGTGTTTCAATCTGCAGTATGGTCACCTTTTAGATGTCACCTTTGAACTCTATGCGAAAGAAAAGGAAAGTGGACTGCAACAGCAAAAATGGGATGATTGGTTGAAACAGAATATCGGAGTCTCATCTTCATATTCCCGTAAACTGAGGGAGATATCACGTTTGCTGAGACCATACATGCCAAGGTTTTCTACTGTTGGACTACCTTTCATTGAAGTCTATTCCATGAGAAAAGAATTGAAAGCAATGTTTTCATATAGTGAGGAGATTAGGCAGTATTGGAGCACTCAAAATCAACCAATAATACATGTTGAAACACAATCTTCTCAGTGA